One region of Mucilaginibacter sp. 14171R-50 genomic DNA includes:
- a CDS encoding ferritin-like domain-containing protein: MEPTLLFTDDDRLKNRPVSKKDIDEKALHALVQSAVNVELFTIPLYMTSLYSLKGMHEINSKGSNFYEGRTWPGMAASAHPKTANENAFNAVFSVFVAEMLHLQIISNIANVVGYEPKFTCEPLQDEKTFAWKCYSPDSSVLPGILDFKDTVKNKNVKVKLGPMDADQCQLFLAIEQTEKDAMKDFEPDRKHIYEEVAPYDNWQEGQPLPPFGSIGNMYKQIWNYLSIRYTDGVTLWDIVFKKGLEKAKEKSTKSGSNELIRTALQREVFNPDRLNPDYATKKPEDWPNDEYPLMPTSIEHTETVKAQYDVLNMINGITDQGEGGGVIEEILLRVSKSRMLQTPLTLKSVKDQFRPSCPVLRNKYPSYNATGGQVDSAKAEARGHFGGMDHFETFKYVQKLVQSGEIETWDQWHAKGNKWTAELLQTAAYNPDLYPKLPKSDEIAQALNNLKLNDAEGKNYELFSRASTGAIAGVTRVLNDYFQNPATAFPYPSMGGSGDRMSICWAIFGKIPNIALGVTPEGAPPIDRKNHIYHACQGLNLDESFREDPASCAQVGMFHTCKGSNECKGEGGCGFVHSAGSGGSGCGGSTAKNPPPFSPPSDNACGALGGCAVPISASQMYPDLPEGTAYEMQMYNFGPAPAYTPEALATFNYAKGDLIYDVAWATYAEVMKKRGVTVGDKPKPSDIRIALPPST, from the coding sequence ATGGAACCAACACTTTTATTTACTGACGATGACCGGTTGAAGAACCGACCGGTATCAAAAAAAGACATCGACGAAAAGGCCCTGCACGCGCTTGTGCAATCGGCCGTAAATGTCGAATTATTCACCATCCCCCTGTACATGACCTCGCTTTACTCGTTAAAGGGAATGCACGAGATAAACAGCAAGGGAAGCAACTTTTATGAAGGCCGCACATGGCCGGGTATGGCAGCATCCGCGCATCCAAAAACCGCCAATGAAAACGCCTTTAACGCCGTATTTAGCGTATTTGTGGCCGAAATGCTGCACCTGCAGATCATATCCAACATTGCCAATGTGGTTGGTTACGAACCAAAATTTACCTGCGAACCCTTGCAGGACGAGAAAACGTTCGCCTGGAAATGCTACTCGCCCGATTCATCGGTCCTGCCCGGTATCCTTGATTTTAAAGATACCGTTAAGAACAAAAATGTAAAGGTAAAACTGGGGCCGATGGATGCCGACCAGTGCCAGCTATTTTTGGCTATTGAGCAAACTGAGAAGGACGCTATGAAAGATTTTGAACCGGATAGGAAACACATATATGAAGAGGTAGCGCCCTACGATAACTGGCAGGAAGGCCAGCCTTTACCGCCATTTGGGTCGATAGGCAACATGTACAAGCAAATTTGGAATTACCTGTCTATCCGTTATACCGATGGTGTGACTTTATGGGATATCGTTTTCAAAAAAGGACTGGAAAAAGCCAAAGAAAAATCTACCAAAAGCGGTAGTAACGAATTGATCAGGACGGCTTTGCAAAGAGAGGTTTTCAATCCCGACAGGCTTAACCCCGACTACGCGACAAAGAAACCTGAAGACTGGCCAAACGATGAATACCCGTTGATGCCAACCAGTATTGAGCATACCGAAACTGTAAAAGCCCAGTATGATGTGCTGAATATGATAAACGGTATTACCGACCAGGGCGAAGGTGGCGGTGTTATTGAAGAGATATTGCTGCGTGTAAGCAAAAGCCGTATGTTACAAACACCTTTAACTTTAAAATCGGTTAAAGACCAGTTCAGGCCAAGCTGTCCGGTGCTTCGCAATAAGTACCCATCGTACAATGCCACCGGTGGCCAGGTTGATTCGGCTAAGGCCGAGGCTCGCGGCCATTTTGGCGGTATGGATCATTTTGAAACCTTCAAGTATGTGCAAAAGCTTGTGCAAAGCGGCGAGATCGAGACATGGGACCAATGGCACGCAAAGGGTAATAAATGGACAGCCGAACTGCTGCAAACGGCCGCATATAATCCGGACCTGTATCCGAAATTGCCAAAATCAGACGAGATAGCGCAGGCGCTGAATAATTTGAAACTGAACGATGCCGAGGGCAAAAATTATGAATTGTTTAGCCGGGCATCAACAGGGGCAATTGCGGGTGTTACCCGGGTACTCAACGATTATTTTCAGAACCCTGCTACAGCGTTCCCATACCCTTCAATGGGAGGCTCGGGCGACAGGATGTCTATCTGCTGGGCTATATTCGGTAAAATACCAAATATAGCTTTAGGCGTTACCCCTGAAGGCGCCCCGCCAATAGATCGTAAAAACCATATATATCATGCCTGCCAGGGACTTAACCTGGATGAAAGCTTCCGGGAAGACCCGGCAAGTTGCGCGCAAGTGGGTATGTTCCATACCTGCAAGGGCTCTAACGAGTGCAAAGGCGAAGGGGGCTGCGGCTTTGTACATTCGGCCGGTAGCGGCGGCAGCGGCTGCGGGGGTTCTACCGCTAAAAATCCGCCGCCGTTCAGTCCGCCTTCTGATAATGCCTGTGGTGCGTTAGGCGGATGCGCTGTGCCGATATCGGCATCGCAAATGTATCCCGACCTGCCGGAAGGGACGGCATATGAAATGCAGATGTACAATTTTGGACCTGCGCCGGCGTATACCCCCGAAGCTTTAGCTACTTTTAATTATGCCAAAGGCGATCTGATATATGATGTAGCCTGGGCCACTTATGCCGAAGTAATGAAAAAACGCGGGGTAACCGTTGGGGATAAGCCTAAACCAAGCGATATTCGTATAGCGTTGCCGCCTTCAACCTAA